A stretch of the Nitratifractor salsuginis DSM 16511 genome encodes the following:
- a CDS encoding metal-sulfur cluster assembly factor, with protein MSKDPREVTPEESEKRLIEELQKIYDPEIPVDIYNLGLIYDVKCEKDPVSKLNKCKVVMTLTSATCSMSEVLVDLVRTIPSRIEDHSIEEVDVELVFDPPWDQSKMSDEAKLQLGLL; from the coding sequence ATGAGCAAAGATCCCCGTGAAGTAACTCCCGAAGAGTCGGAAAAGAGATTGATTGAGGAGCTGCAGAAGATCTACGATCCCGAGATCCCCGTGGACATCTACAACCTGGGGCTCATCTACGATGTGAAATGCGAAAAAGACCCTGTCAGCAAGCTCAACAAGTGCAAAGTGGTGATGACCCTGACCTCCGCTACCTGTTCGATGTCGGAAGTGCTCGTCGACCTGGTGAGGACGATCCCCAGCCGCATCGAGGATCACTCCATCGAAGAGGTGGATGTGGAGCTGGTCTTCGATCCCCCCTGGGATCAGTCCAAGATGAGCGACGAAGCCAAATTGCAGCTAGGACTATTGTAA
- a CDS encoding SufE family protein, translating to MGSIDETLARYKEDFDLFETPNEKFEYIFDLGKKHTTLPEGEKNDATFIEGCASPAWLVGECKDGKLILRGEGSSEMAKGMLTLLLDIFNNRTPDEILDFDPKKLNDLGIIEHLSPVRQKSLQAFLEKVYTYAKRCKEQNQ from the coding sequence ATGGGTTCCATCGACGAAACTCTGGCGCGTTATAAAGAGGATTTCGACCTCTTCGAGACGCCAAATGAAAAATTCGAATACATTTTCGACCTGGGAAAGAAGCATACGACCCTTCCCGAGGGGGAGAAGAACGACGCTACCTTCATCGAAGGGTGCGCCTCTCCCGCCTGGCTGGTGGGAGAGTGCAAAGACGGCAAGCTGATCCTGCGGGGAGAGGGAAGCAGCGAAATGGCCAAGGGGATGCTGACCCTGCTGTTGGACATCTTCAACAACCGTACGCCCGATGAGATCCTCGACTTCGATCCCAAAAAATTGAACGATCTGGGGATCATCGAGCATCTCTCCCCGGTCCGTCAGAAAAGTCTGCAAGCCTTCCTGGAAAAAGTCTATACTTATGCCAAACGATGCAAGGAGCAGAACCAATGA
- a CDS encoding SufD family Fe-S cluster assembly protein — translation MRPMLLGEMSPETLIEELGANPTRLLAARRLAELGMPTRKSEAYRYFDIEPLMEHDWEVVQIAPTGEIARSRKEIVITDGVVTAMPESAEIVVGCSDAVEIDGDHFDPLYYLGHLMSKEIISIRFKQDAKVTIVHRFTRPGKLLAYRTALYVDANVRVQVDERYEGAEACGALVLGGYDAFIARDADLRLIKDQTLKVGDYTPILSHRIKVDSQAHCGLHTFDFGQGSGLQLIRAELHKHAGIDADHLLYAADHARRGTVSQIVHIGQSSLSNQRAKNILAEKARGIFDALIKVEHTGKYTKAHQNSKAILLNDGAYMASKPQLEIYIDDLEASHGSTTGQLDEAQLFYLRSRGISKDEARKMLILGFANELIDALEDEGLRERIHASFETAYWGQTSVSCMETCHGCEDAAASS, via the coding sequence ATGAGACCGATGCTGCTGGGGGAGATGAGCCCCGAAACCCTCATCGAGGAGCTGGGAGCCAACCCGACACGGCTTTTGGCGGCCCGCCGATTGGCCGAGCTGGGGATGCCCACCCGTAAAAGCGAAGCCTACCGCTATTTCGACATCGAGCCTTTGATGGAGCACGACTGGGAGGTGGTGCAGATCGCCCCGACAGGGGAGATCGCCCGGAGTCGCAAAGAGATCGTCATCACCGACGGTGTGGTGACCGCTATGCCTGAAAGCGCTGAGATCGTCGTGGGGTGCAGCGATGCCGTAGAGATCGACGGGGACCATTTCGATCCCCTCTATTATCTCGGCCATCTGATGAGCAAGGAGATCATCTCCATCCGCTTCAAACAGGATGCCAAAGTGACGATCGTCCACCGCTTCACCCGGCCGGGCAAATTGCTGGCCTATCGGACAGCCCTCTATGTCGATGCCAATGTCCGGGTGCAGGTCGATGAGCGCTATGAGGGGGCCGAAGCCTGCGGCGCTTTGGTGCTCGGCGGCTATGATGCTTTCATCGCCCGGGATGCCGATCTGAGGCTGATCAAAGATCAGACCCTGAAAGTAGGGGATTACACACCGATCCTCTCCCACCGGATCAAAGTCGATTCCCAGGCCCACTGCGGCCTGCACACCTTCGACTTCGGCCAGGGAAGCGGACTTCAGCTGATCCGGGCCGAACTGCACAAGCATGCTGGCATCGACGCGGATCATCTGCTTTATGCCGCGGACCATGCCCGCCGGGGCACTGTGAGTCAGATCGTCCATATCGGCCAGAGCTCTCTGAGCAATCAGCGGGCCAAGAATATCCTGGCCGAGAAGGCACGGGGGATCTTCGATGCGCTGATCAAGGTGGAGCATACCGGCAAATACACCAAAGCCCACCAAAACTCCAAGGCGATCCTCCTCAACGACGGTGCCTATATGGCCAGCAAGCCCCAGCTGGAGATCTACATCGACGACCTGGAGGCGAGCCACGGTTCCACCACCGGACAGCTCGACGAAGCGCAGCTCTTTTACCTTCGCAGCCGGGGGATCTCCAAGGATGAAGCGCGCAAGATGCTGATTTTGGGCTTTGCTAACGAGCTGATCGACGCGCTGGAAGACGAGGGGCTCAGAGAGCGTATCCACGCCAGCTTCGAGACCGCCTACTGGGGGCAGACGAGTGTGAGCTGTATGGAGACTTGCCACGGTTGCGAAGACGCAGCTGCGTCTTCATAA
- the sufC gene encoding Fe-S cluster assembly ATPase SufC, which produces MSNVVMNIENLHARIGEKEILKGLNLQMEEGKVHAIMGPNGAGKSTLSKAITGHYDVEVTDGAINYKGQDIVDWEPEDRALEGIFLSFQNPVEIPGVNNAYFLRTAVNAKRKHLGLPELNAAEFLREMKRLVTELGMKPEMINRSLNEGFSGGEKKRNEILQMMMLQPDLIILDEIDSGLDIDALRAVSEGINKMKDGKRSFLVITHYSRILDYIEPDYIHVLKDGRIVKTAGPELVAELEEKGYGAIEEA; this is translated from the coding sequence ATGAGTAACGTTGTGATGAATATCGAAAATCTCCATGCCCGGATCGGCGAAAAGGAGATTCTCAAGGGATTGAACCTCCAGATGGAGGAGGGGAAGGTCCATGCCATTATGGGGCCCAACGGAGCGGGGAAATCGACCCTCTCCAAGGCGATCACCGGCCATTATGATGTGGAAGTGACTGACGGAGCAATCAATTACAAAGGGCAGGATATCGTCGACTGGGAACCCGAGGATCGGGCGCTGGAGGGGATCTTCCTCAGTTTCCAGAACCCGGTGGAGATCCCCGGCGTCAACAACGCCTACTTCCTGCGCACCGCCGTCAACGCCAAGCGCAAACACCTGGGCCTGCCCGAGCTTAATGCTGCGGAGTTCCTGCGGGAGATGAAGCGCCTGGTGACCGAGCTGGGGATGAAGCCCGAGATGATCAACCGTTCCCTCAACGAAGGCTTCTCCGGCGGAGAGAAGAAGCGCAACGAGATCCTGCAGATGATGATGCTCCAGCCCGATTTGATCATCCTCGACGAGATCGACTCCGGCCTGGATATCGATGCGCTGCGCGCCGTCAGTGAAGGGATCAACAAGATGAAGGACGGCAAGCGCAGCTTCCTGGTCATCACCCACTACAGCCGGATCCTGGATTACATTGAGCCCGACTATATCCACGTCCTCAAAGACGGCAGGATCGTCAAAACCGCCGGCCCCGAGCTGGTCGCCGAGCTCGAGGAGAAGGGTTACGGCGCCATCGAGGAGGCGTGA
- the sufB gene encoding Fe-S cluster assembly protein SufB, which translates to MAQEELDKAVSGEYALGFEIDIEEDKVPPGLSEEVIRYISKKKDEPDWMTELRLKAYRKWLEMEEPHWGHLEYEPIDYQSISYFAAPKKGPESLDEVDPKILEAYEKLGIPLEEQKQLAGVKVAVDAVVDSVSVKTTYQEELAEKGIIFCSISEAIRDYPELIKKYMFSVVPMNDNYFAALNSAVFTDGTFVYIPKGVRCPMELSTYFRINALNTGQFERTLIVADEGSYVSYNEGCSAPMRDENQLHAAVVELIALKDAEIKYSTIQNWYPGDEEGKGGIYNFVTKRGLCEENAKISWTQVETGSAITWKYPSCILKGDNSVGEFYSVAVTTLAQQADTGTKMIHLGKNTSSTIISKGISAMKGQNTYRGLVKIGANAEGARNYSECDSLLIGDKCGAHTFPYLESKDAHGQVEHEATTTKISDEQLFYLRQRGITEEDAVSMIVHGFCKEVFSQLPMEYAVEAKALLNLTLEGSVG; encoded by the coding sequence ATGGCACAAGAAGAGCTGGACAAAGCGGTCTCGGGCGAGTATGCCCTCGGCTTCGAGATCGATATCGAGGAGGACAAGGTCCCTCCCGGGCTCAGCGAAGAGGTGATCCGTTACATCTCCAAAAAGAAAGACGAGCCCGATTGGATGACGGAGCTTCGCCTCAAAGCCTACCGGAAGTGGCTAGAGATGGAGGAGCCCCACTGGGGGCACCTGGAGTATGAACCGATCGATTATCAATCCATCTCCTACTTCGCCGCGCCCAAGAAGGGGCCTGAGAGCCTGGATGAGGTCGATCCCAAGATTCTGGAGGCTTACGAGAAGCTGGGGATCCCCCTGGAGGAGCAAAAGCAGCTCGCCGGCGTCAAAGTGGCCGTCGATGCCGTCGTCGACTCCGTTTCGGTCAAAACCACCTACCAGGAGGAGCTGGCCGAGAAGGGGATCATCTTCTGCTCCATCTCCGAAGCGATTCGGGATTACCCCGAGCTGATCAAAAAGTATATGTTCAGCGTCGTTCCGATGAATGACAACTACTTCGCGGCGCTGAACTCGGCGGTCTTTACCGACGGAACCTTCGTCTACATCCCCAAGGGGGTCCGCTGCCCGATGGAGCTGAGCACCTATTTTAGGATCAATGCCCTCAATACCGGGCAGTTCGAGCGGACATTGATCGTAGCGGATGAGGGGAGCTATGTCAGCTACAACGAAGGATGCTCCGCGCCGATGCGGGACGAAAACCAGCTTCACGCCGCCGTGGTGGAGCTGATCGCCCTGAAAGATGCGGAGATCAAATACTCCACGATCCAAAACTGGTACCCCGGTGATGAAGAGGGCAAAGGGGGGATCTACAACTTCGTGACCAAGCGCGGGCTTTGCGAAGAGAACGCCAAGATCTCCTGGACCCAGGTGGAGACCGGTTCGGCGATCACCTGGAAATACCCCAGCTGTATCCTCAAAGGGGACAACAGCGTCGGTGAATTCTACTCCGTTGCCGTGACCACTCTGGCCCAGCAGGCCGATACGGGAACCAAGATGATCCACCTGGGCAAAAATACCAGCTCCACGATCATCTCCAAAGGGATCAGCGCCATGAAGGGGCAAAACACCTATCGGGGACTGGTCAAGATCGGCGCCAATGCCGAAGGGGCCCGCAACTACAGCGAATGTGACTCCCTGCTCATCGGCGACAAGTGCGGGGCCCACACCTTCCCCTATCTGGAGAGTAAGGACGCCCACGGACAGGTGGAGCACGAAGCGACGACGACCAAGATCAGCGACGAGCAGCTCTTCTATCTCCGCCAGCGGGGGATCACCGAAGAGGATGCGGTGAGTATGATCGTTCATGGTTTTTGTAAAGAGGTCTTCAGCCAGCTGCCTATGGAGTATGCGGTCGAAGCGAAAGCACTGTTGAATTTGACATTGGAAGGAAGTGTAGGATGA
- a CDS encoding chorismate mutase, whose translation MEIKECSSLEEARKEIDKLDDQIVELIAARNAYIRQLAHFKDSVDEIKAEDRIADVINHVRSKAIELDLSPNLINDLYLRMIDAMVDTEVAEFKNAKNF comes from the coding sequence ATGGAGATCAAAGAGTGCAGTTCTCTCGAAGAGGCCCGCAAAGAGATCGACAAGCTCGACGATCAGATCGTGGAGCTCATCGCTGCGCGTAACGCGTACATCCGTCAACTGGCCCACTTCAAGGATTCGGTGGATGAGATCAAAGCCGAAGACCGGATCGCCGACGTAATCAACCATGTCCGATCCAAAGCCATCGAACTGGATCTCTCGCCCAATCTCATCAACGACCTCTATCTGCGGATGATCGATGCGATGGTCGATACGGAAGTGGCCGAGTTCAAAAACGCCAAAAATTTTTAA